The Neisseria animaloris genome segment GAGAAATCAATGGATTTGCGTTTGGCGGGTGAATTGATCGATGCAGCCGAAGGTCGCGGCGGTGCAATGAAGAAACGCGAAGAAGTACACCGCATGGCCGAAGCCAACAAAGCATTCTCTCACTTCCGCTTCTAATCCAGATTTAGAAAGGCGACCAAAATGGCTCGTAAAACTCCTATTCAACTGTATCGCAATATCGGTATTTCAGCCCATATCGATGCAGGTAAAACAACTACGACCGAACGTATTTTGTTCTATACCGGTTTGACCCACAAACTTGGTGAAGTGCATGATGGTGCGGCAACTACCGACTACATGGAGCAAGAACAAGAACGCGGTATTACCATTACTTCTGCTGCCGTAACTTCTTACTGGAAAGGTATGGGCGGTCAGTTTAAAGAACACCGTTTCAACATTATTGATACCCCGGGGCACGTTGACTTTACCGTAGAGGTGGAGCGCTCTATGCGTGTGTTGGATGGTGCGGTAATGGTTTACTGTGCAGTAGGCGGTGTTCAGCCTCAGTCTGAAACCGTATGGCGTCAAGCTAACAAATACCAAGTTCCGCGCTTGGCTTTTGTGAATAAAATGGACCGTCAAGGTGCAAATTTCTTCCGTGTAGTTGAGCAGATGAAAACCCGCCTGCGTGCCAATCCTGTGCCTATTGTTATTCCGGTCGGTGCAGAAGATAGCTTCAGTGGTGTGATTGATTTGTTCAAAATGAAATCAATCATTTGGGATGATGCTTCTCAAGGTACCAAATTTGAATACGGTGAAATCCCTGCTGATTTGCTTGCTACTGCTGAAGAATGGCGTCAAAACATGATTGAGGCCGCTGCGGAAGCTAGCGAAGAGCTGATGGATAAATATTTGGGCGGTGAAGAGCTGACTGAAGAAGAGATTATTGCCGGTTTACGTCAGCGCACGTTGGCAGGTGAAATTCAGCCAATGTTGTGTGGATCCGCTTTCAAAAACAAGGGTGTTCAACGTATGTTGGATGCCGTAGTGGAATTGTTGCCATCTCCGGTAGATATTCCTCCTGTGCAAGGTGAAACACCTAATGGCGAAAAAGCCAGCCGTGAAGCCAGCGATGAAGCGAAGTTTTCTGCATTGGCATTCAAAATGTTGAATGACAAATATGTAGGTCAGCTTACTTTCATCCGTGTTTATTCTGGTGTCGTTAAATCTGGTGATACCGTAATCAACTCAGTAAAAGGTACGCGTGAACGTATTGGTCGTTTGGTGCAAATGACTGCTGCCGACCGAACTGAAATCGAGGAAGTGCGTGCGGGTGATATTGCTGCGGCTATCGGTCTGAAAGATGTAACTACCGGTGAAACTTTGTGTTCAGAAGATGCTCCGATTATTTTGGAGCGCATGGAGTTCCCCGAACCGGTTATTCACGTTGCTGTCGAGCCCAAAACTAAAGCAGACCAAGAAAAAATGGGTATTGCTTTGAACCGTTTGGCAAAAGAAGACCCCTCTTTCCGAGTGCGTACTGATGAAGAATCAGGCCAAACAATTATTTCCGGTA includes the following:
- the fusA gene encoding elongation factor G; its protein translation is MARKTPIQLYRNIGISAHIDAGKTTTTERILFYTGLTHKLGEVHDGAATTDYMEQEQERGITITSAAVTSYWKGMGGQFKEHRFNIIDTPGHVDFTVEVERSMRVLDGAVMVYCAVGGVQPQSETVWRQANKYQVPRLAFVNKMDRQGANFFRVVEQMKTRLRANPVPIVIPVGAEDSFSGVIDLFKMKSIIWDDASQGTKFEYGEIPADLLATAEEWRQNMIEAAAEASEELMDKYLGGEELTEEEIIAGLRQRTLAGEIQPMLCGSAFKNKGVQRMLDAVVELLPSPVDIPPVQGETPNGEKASREASDEAKFSALAFKMLNDKYVGQLTFIRVYSGVVKSGDTVINSVKGTRERIGRLVQMTAADRTEIEEVRAGDIAAAIGLKDVTTGETLCSEDAPIILERMEFPEPVIHVAVEPKTKADQEKMGIALNRLAKEDPSFRVRTDEESGQTIISGMGELHLEIIVDRMKREFGVDANVGAPQVAYRETIRKEVEAEAKHVKQSGGKGQYGHVVIKMEPMEPGGEGYEFIDEIKGGVIPREFIPSCDKGIRDTLANGIVAGYPVVDVRVRLIFGSYHDVDSSQIAFELAASMAFKEGMKKASPVLLEPMMAVEVETPEEYMGDVMGDLNRRRGIVQGMDDDGIGGKKIRAEVPLAEMFGYSTDLRSATQGRATYSMEFKQYAEAPAHIAAQVTEARKG